The following coding sequences lie in one Arabidopsis thaliana chromosome 3, partial sequence genomic window:
- a CDS encoding F-box family protein (F-box family protein; CONTAINS InterPro DOMAIN/s: F-box domain, cyclin-like (InterPro:IPR001810), F-box domain, Skp2-like (InterPro:IPR022364); BEST Arabidopsis thaliana protein match is: F-box family protein (TAIR:AT2G02030.1); Has 268 Blast hits to 268 proteins in 16 species: Archae - 0; Bacteria - 0; Metazoa - 0; Fungi - 0; Plants - 266; Viruses - 0; Other Eukaryotes - 2 (source: NCBI BLink).) — protein MIMHHGRESKRRRRQVIKIPNDDVLEEIIVRLPVKTLTRFQTVSKHWRHTIKSRNGSKPSIRYKTMRLEWSLSRLVGEEEYLTSKKHKERRILFSKSVDGLFCLYSGVDMKQPIMVINPDTRWSKKLPLARIQRKNYLDSNKVEFSRLGFGKDSVTGTYKLAVIPPPPNHGIKHENMSF, from the exons ATGATCATGCATCAtggaagagaaagcaaaagaagaagaagacaggtTATTAAGATACCAAACGACGATGTGTTGGAAGAGATTATAGTAAGGCTTCCAGTGAAAACCCTAACTAGATTCCAAACCGTGTCTAAACACTGGAGGCATACGATAAAGTCTAG AAACGGGTCTAAGCCAAGCATTCGTTACAAGACCATGAGGTTGGAGTGGTCTTTGAGTCGTCTagtgggagaagaagaatatttaACTAGcaagaaacacaaagagaGGCGGATACTATTTTCCAAGAGTGTGGAtggtcttttttgtttatatagtgGTGTGGACATGAAACAGCCAATTATGGTGATAAATCCAGACACAAGATGGTCTAAGAAGCTCCCTCTTGCTAGGATTCAACGAAAGAATTATTTAGACAGCAACAAGGTAGAGTTCTCTCGCCTCGGGTTTGGAAAAGACAGCGTCACAGGAACATACAAACTA GCGGTGATTCCACCTCCTCCTAATCATGGGATAAAG